The following proteins are encoded in a genomic region of Mycolicibacterium confluentis:
- a CDS encoding sensor histidine kinase, giving the protein MNGILAWLFRLPRRILSLRTIVIVGMVGVISTILVIGAWVWIGITNDQYNQLDRRLDSVSSLGDFSSILNAPPAGTGNTNDDSGLVRTARVGSVTISTPSDIVLPKFEDGYTTTTIDGVDYRVRTFQAGPASIALGSTLEETQRRIDALHTRVLIICGSLIVTTIVVGWVISLVMITPFRLLAQQARVINAQSKPEEVQVRGVWEAVEIGEAVEGMLDRIGKEQERTKAALESARDFAAAASHELRTPMTAMRTNLEVLATLDMPAESRQELIGDVMRTQTRIETTLWALERLAQGQLTTADDFVPVDITEVLDRAAHDAERIYPDLEVGLAATTSVLMVGLPAGLRLVVDNAIANAVKHGGATKVLLDAVSSAEGVQISVDDNGSGVPDAERIEVFERFSRGSTASRSGSGLGLALVAQQAQVHGGTATLEDSPLGGARLVLKLPGVQ; this is encoded by the coding sequence ATGAACGGCATCCTGGCCTGGCTCTTCCGACTGCCTCGGCGCATCCTGTCGCTGCGCACGATCGTCATCGTCGGCATGGTCGGGGTGATCAGCACGATCCTCGTCATCGGCGCCTGGGTGTGGATCGGCATCACCAACGACCAGTACAACCAGCTGGACCGCAGGCTGGACTCGGTCAGCAGCCTCGGCGATTTCAGCAGCATCCTCAACGCGCCGCCAGCGGGCACGGGCAACACAAACGACGACAGCGGCCTGGTCCGCACCGCGCGCGTCGGTTCCGTCACGATCTCCACGCCCAGCGATATCGTGCTGCCGAAGTTCGAAGACGGCTACACCACCACCACGATCGACGGGGTGGACTACCGCGTCCGCACCTTCCAGGCCGGACCCGCCTCGATCGCACTCGGGTCCACCCTCGAGGAGACCCAGCGCCGCATCGACGCGCTGCACACCCGCGTACTGATCATCTGCGGCAGCCTGATCGTCACGACGATCGTCGTCGGCTGGGTGATCTCGCTGGTCATGATCACGCCGTTCCGCCTGCTGGCCCAGCAGGCCCGCGTCATCAACGCCCAGTCCAAACCCGAAGAGGTCCAAGTCCGCGGGGTGTGGGAGGCCGTCGAGATCGGCGAGGCCGTCGAGGGCATGCTCGACCGGATCGGCAAGGAGCAGGAACGCACCAAAGCCGCCCTCGAATCGGCGCGTGACTTCGCCGCCGCGGCCTCGCATGAACTGCGCACCCCGATGACGGCGATGCGCACCAACCTCGAGGTGCTGGCCACCCTCGACATGCCCGCGGAGTCTCGTCAGGAACTCATCGGCGACGTGATGCGCACCCAGACCCGCATCGAGACCACGCTGTGGGCGCTCGAACGGCTCGCGCAGGGCCAGCTGACCACGGCCGACGACTTCGTGCCGGTCGACATCACCGAGGTCCTCGACCGCGCTGCCCACGACGCCGAACGCATCTATCCCGACCTCGAGGTGGGCCTCGCGGCGACCACATCGGTGCTCATGGTGGGCCTGCCCGCGGGGCTGCGTCTGGTGGTGGACAACGCGATCGCCAACGCGGTGAAACACGGCGGGGCCACCAAGGTCCTCCTCGACGCCGTCAGTTCGGCCGAGGGCGTGCAGATCTCGGTGGACGACAACGGGTCCGGTGTGCCCGACGCCGAACGTATCGAGGTCTTCGAGCGGTTCTCCCGCGGGTCGACGGCCTCGCGGTCGGGTTCAGGTCTGGGTCTGGCGCTGGTGGCCCAGCAGGCGCAGGTGCACGGCGGGACCGCGACGCTCGAGGACAGCCCGCTCGGCGGAGCGCGCCTGGTGCTCAAGCTGCCCGGCGTGCAGTGA
- a CDS encoding DUF4185 domain-containing protein encodes MDSSRYVGRVGALAVAFGIGAAVTTGTGVAWADGPETGGDKSSQAGTSPGGSGDSTTTRSTPADRLTRIADRVRRSVEDTGDRIRKGIEDGAAKAQKNLEDSAKTTKVKLPQRQPRDLDASATVPGVTAPEAPAPTGATAPTGSTRKPARATPDGTAAPSPLRRTPTTTRTVSLSDAVTSPAPRLTAAPAATIAALTQIPDRVAARTVEVSTATSLETPVTDTAPKLTNLVSGFLAAAGLAPLAGGSPTAPAQTPGLWALVAWARREYERTLTPQGKVVSVADAQPVAAAVVDPNAGLTPKPATPILTPGDTIGMEWVTGGNLTDVEPASPNAPTPNGYGIAGTDLGIMWDDGNGNVMMLFGDTFDQPGMKGVWRNNVLLRSTDYVLSDGKLTIKDGLYSDGGVYGPTTNNWSNLWGATQAIRNPGFNGLFGSTTTIIPTSAIEVDGVQYATVMSVRTWDNPGSWTTNWSAIAVSHDDGKTWTVDPDTVRSSGWLRSSTPYVPGNNHFQQNALVTSPDESDPYVYVYGTPSGRQGSAYLARVPKDEITNLKKYEYWAGEVDGQGSWVANDPSAAVPVIGKVSSSRPGGFIGWITKAINNFLGGIIVGGYEGGNVSEMSVQYNEYLGKYVVLYTDGGNNVVMRVSDSPQGTWSDAAVLVANNPTKKNAGTGQANTGMYGPMIHPWSGTGKLKNTDGTADDSNLYYNLSYWGPYNVSLMQTDLSGVKAQYATTDTITV; translated from the coding sequence ATGGATTCATCGAGATATGTCGGCCGCGTCGGCGCCCTTGCTGTGGCGTTCGGCATCGGCGCCGCGGTCACCACGGGCACAGGTGTGGCCTGGGCCGACGGCCCGGAGACCGGCGGCGACAAGTCGTCGCAGGCCGGGACGTCCCCCGGTGGTTCCGGCGACTCCACGACAACTCGGTCCACCCCGGCGGACCGGCTGACCAGGATTGCCGACCGCGTCCGCCGCAGCGTCGAGGACACCGGCGACCGGATCCGTAAGGGCATCGAAGACGGCGCCGCCAAGGCTCAGAAGAACCTCGAGGACAGCGCCAAGACCACCAAGGTCAAGCTGCCGCAACGGCAGCCTCGTGACCTGGACGCCTCCGCCACCGTCCCGGGTGTCACAGCACCCGAGGCACCCGCGCCCACCGGGGCCACTGCGCCCACCGGGTCCACTCGGAAGCCGGCCCGGGCCACCCCCGACGGGACTGCCGCCCCGTCACCGTTGCGGCGCACGCCGACGACGACGCGGACGGTCAGCCTGTCGGATGCCGTCACGTCGCCTGCCCCGCGCCTGACCGCCGCGCCCGCAGCCACGATTGCGGCCCTCACGCAGATCCCGGACCGGGTGGCCGCCCGCACCGTCGAGGTGTCGACGGCGACATCGCTGGAGACTCCGGTGACCGACACCGCGCCGAAGCTGACCAACCTGGTGTCCGGGTTCCTGGCGGCCGCGGGCCTGGCGCCGCTGGCCGGTGGGTCACCGACCGCACCGGCGCAGACCCCGGGCCTGTGGGCGCTGGTGGCCTGGGCGCGCCGGGAGTACGAACGCACGCTCACCCCGCAGGGCAAGGTCGTTTCGGTGGCCGACGCGCAACCGGTCGCCGCGGCCGTCGTCGACCCGAACGCCGGACTCACCCCCAAGCCCGCCACCCCGATCCTCACCCCCGGCGACACGATCGGCATGGAATGGGTCACCGGCGGCAACCTCACAGACGTGGAGCCCGCCTCTCCCAACGCACCGACGCCGAACGGCTACGGCATCGCCGGCACCGACCTCGGCATCATGTGGGACGACGGCAACGGCAACGTCATGATGCTGTTCGGGGACACCTTCGACCAGCCGGGTATGAAGGGCGTGTGGCGCAACAACGTTCTGCTGCGCAGCACCGACTACGTCCTCTCGGACGGCAAGCTCACCATCAAGGACGGCCTGTACAGCGACGGCGGCGTCTACGGCCCCACCACCAACAACTGGTCGAACCTGTGGGGCGCCACCCAGGCCATCCGCAACCCCGGCTTCAACGGTCTGTTCGGCTCGACCACGACCATCATCCCGACGTCGGCGATCGAGGTCGACGGTGTGCAGTACGCGACCGTGATGTCGGTGCGCACGTGGGACAACCCCGGCAGTTGGACCACCAACTGGTCGGCCATCGCGGTGTCCCACGACGACGGCAAGACCTGGACCGTCGACCCCGACACCGTGCGCTCCTCGGGGTGGCTGCGTTCCAGCACGCCATATGTCCCGGGCAACAACCACTTTCAGCAGAACGCCCTCGTGACCTCGCCCGACGAATCCGACCCCTACGTCTACGTCTACGGCACGCCGTCGGGCCGGCAGGGCTCGGCGTACCTGGCCCGGGTGCCCAAGGATGAGATCACCAACCTGAAGAAGTACGAGTACTGGGCCGGTGAGGTCGACGGCCAGGGCAGCTGGGTCGCCAACGACCCGTCGGCCGCGGTTCCGGTGATCGGCAAGGTCAGCTCGTCACGTCCGGGCGGGTTCATCGGCTGGATCACCAAGGCCATCAACAACTTCCTCGGCGGCATCATCGTCGGCGGCTACGAGGGCGGCAACGTCAGCGAGATGTCGGTGCAGTACAACGAGTACCTCGGCAAATACGTGGTGCTCTACACCGACGGCGGCAACAACGTCGTGATGCGGGTCAGCGACTCGCCGCAGGGCACGTGGTCGGACGCCGCGGTCCTGGTGGCCAACAACCCCACCAAGAAGAACGCGGGCACCGGCCAGGCGAACACCGGGATGTACGGGCCGATGATCCATCCGTGGTCCGGCACCGGCAAGCTCAAGAACACCGACGGCACGGCCGATGACAGCAACCTGTACTACAACCTCTCCTACTGGGGCCCCTACAACGTCAGCCTCATGCAGACCGACCTCAGTGGCGTGAAGGCGCAGTACGCCACGACCGACACCATCACGGTCTGA
- a CDS encoding DUF4185 domain-containing protein produces MSVSARLLAVTAACVSVAGLIAPHVVLRTADQPQGPWGLPKTLVTTAAMPGGIDGSYIHPWSKGPDLYFTLSRWSDYSVALMKTTLTK; encoded by the coding sequence ATGTCTGTGTCAGCGCGACTGCTGGCGGTGACGGCTGCCTGCGTCTCAGTCGCCGGCCTGATCGCGCCGCACGTCGTGCTGCGCACCGCCGACCAACCGCAGGGACCGTGGGGACTGCCCAAGACCCTGGTGACCACGGCTGCGATGCCGGGCGGCATCGACGGGTCCTACATCCATCCGTGGTCGAAGGGGCCGGACCTGTACTTCACGCTGTCACGCTGGTCGGACTACAGCGTCGCGCTGATGAAGACGACGTTGACCAAATAG
- a CDS encoding SDR family NAD(P)-dependent oxidoreductase: MTDLTGKVALVTGASSGLGAATAKLFAERGATVFGIARDTDRMAAVFADVPGGAYKSVDIASPQACRDAVAACVEKFGRLDVLVNAAGFHQMRHTATMTDDEWDQDLAVNLTGPFHLCRAALPHLLDVGGNIVNVSSVAGLEGEVYSSGYCAAKHGIVGLTKALAVEYSAERVRVNVVCPGGMSTPQVTEFAAPENADWNLIMRIAAPRGFMEPVDVAKTIAFLASDDAVAIHGAVYRVDNGKGAG, translated from the coding sequence ATGACTGATCTGACCGGAAAAGTGGCCCTGGTGACCGGAGCGTCGTCGGGACTGGGGGCGGCCACCGCCAAGCTCTTCGCCGAGCGCGGCGCGACCGTCTTCGGCATCGCCCGCGACACCGACAGGATGGCCGCGGTGTTCGCCGATGTGCCCGGTGGGGCGTACAAGTCGGTGGACATCGCGAGCCCGCAGGCATGCCGGGACGCCGTGGCGGCGTGCGTCGAGAAGTTCGGGCGTCTCGACGTACTGGTCAACGCGGCGGGATTTCATCAGATGCGGCACACCGCGACCATGACCGACGACGAGTGGGACCAGGACCTCGCGGTCAACCTGACCGGGCCGTTCCACCTGTGCCGCGCGGCGCTGCCGCACCTGCTGGACGTCGGCGGCAACATCGTCAACGTGTCCTCGGTGGCGGGCCTCGAGGGTGAGGTGTACTCGTCGGGCTACTGCGCCGCCAAGCACGGCATCGTCGGCCTCACCAAGGCCCTGGCCGTGGAGTACAGCGCCGAACGCGTGCGGGTCAACGTCGTGTGCCCGGGCGGCATGAGCACCCCGCAGGTCACCGAGTTCGCGGCACCCGAGAACGCCGACTGGAACCTCATCATGCGCATCGCCGCGCCACGCGGGTTCATGGAACCCGTGGACGTCGCCAAGACGATCGCATTCCTGGCCAGCGACGACGCGGTCGCGATTCACGGTGCGGTGTATCGCGTCGACAACGGCAAAGGTGCTGGCTGA
- a CDS encoding dipeptide ABC transporter ATP-binding protein, which translates to MSAPVLTVADLGVRIGDRNIVSGIGFEVAREQTHGIVGESGSGKSMTVLAATGLLDAPGAVVTGSSTLAGAPVRQLVGASPRTLRAVHGGRIGFVFQDPGTSLNPLLTLERQITESVEAHRHSTRREARTRALELLEAVGLPDPEARLRSYPHQLSGGQRQRVMIAIALACDPELLIADEPTTALDVTTQAQIIELVRDLQRDFGAAVVWISHDLGVIGQVADDVTVLRDGAVVEQAAVTDVFDNPQQPYTRELLAARPRLGDAGPPPAPDAPVLLDVSGLDVTFSVDTPGGRTSVHAVQDLSFTIRRGTTLGLVGESGSGKSTVAAALTGQLRPAAGTATLDGTPVGDASMRRRISMVFQDPFSALNPRLSVATAIAEPLRTHRLADGRAARAARVAELLELVGLTPDFAKRYPHELSGGQRQRVCIARALAVEPELLILDESTASLDVSVQDRVLDLLARLQQELKLTFLFIAHDLAVVQRVSHDVLVMQAGRAVEFRPAAELFASPEQDYTRELLAAVPPERPRSWV; encoded by the coding sequence ATGAGCGCGCCGGTCCTGACGGTGGCCGACCTCGGGGTGCGCATCGGCGACCGAAACATCGTCAGCGGCATCGGCTTCGAGGTGGCCCGCGAGCAGACGCACGGCATCGTCGGCGAATCCGGTTCCGGCAAGTCGATGACGGTGCTGGCCGCCACGGGCCTGCTCGACGCGCCGGGCGCCGTGGTCACCGGCAGCAGCACCCTGGCGGGCGCACCCGTGCGGCAGTTGGTGGGCGCCTCGCCGCGCACGCTGCGGGCCGTGCACGGCGGGCGGATCGGGTTCGTATTCCAGGACCCGGGCACATCCCTGAATCCGCTGCTCACGCTTGAGCGTCAGATCACCGAATCAGTGGAGGCCCATCGGCATTCGACGCGGCGGGAAGCGAGGACCCGCGCGCTGGAACTCCTCGAAGCGGTCGGTCTGCCCGACCCGGAGGCCCGGTTGCGGTCCTACCCGCATCAGTTGTCGGGCGGCCAACGTCAGCGCGTGATGATCGCGATCGCGCTGGCCTGTGATCCCGAACTGCTCATCGCCGACGAACCCACGACCGCACTCGACGTCACCACGCAGGCGCAGATCATCGAACTGGTGCGGGATCTGCAGCGCGATTTCGGTGCCGCCGTGGTGTGGATCAGCCATGACCTCGGGGTCATCGGCCAGGTCGCCGATGACGTGACAGTGCTGCGGGACGGCGCCGTCGTCGAACAGGCCGCGGTCACCGACGTGTTCGACAACCCTCAGCAGCCCTACACACGTGAGCTTCTCGCGGCGCGCCCGCGCCTCGGCGACGCCGGTCCCCCACCGGCCCCCGACGCCCCCGTGCTGCTCGACGTGTCCGGACTGGACGTGACGTTCTCCGTCGACACTCCCGGCGGCCGCACCAGTGTGCACGCGGTGCAGGACCTTTCATTCACCATCCGCCGCGGCACCACCCTCGGCCTGGTCGGCGAGTCGGGATCGGGCAAGTCGACCGTGGCGGCGGCACTGACCGGCCAACTGCGCCCCGCGGCGGGAACGGCGACTCTGGACGGGACACCCGTTGGGGACGCGTCGATGCGCCGCCGCATCAGCATGGTCTTCCAGGATCCGTTCTCCGCGCTCAATCCTCGCCTGTCGGTAGCGACAGCCATCGCCGAACCCCTGCGCACGCACCGCCTGGCCGACGGCCGGGCCGCGCGCGCGGCGCGGGTCGCCGAACTGCTCGAACTGGTCGGCCTCACACCGGATTTCGCCAAGCGTTATCCACACGAACTCTCGGGCGGGCAGCGTCAGCGGGTGTGCATCGCGCGCGCCCTGGCCGTCGAACCCGAACTGCTGATCCTCGACGAGTCGACGGCGTCGCTGGACGTCTCGGTGCAGGACCGGGTGCTGGATCTGCTGGCGCGCCTGCAGCAGGAACTGAAGCTGACCTTCCTGTTCATCGCGCATGACCTCGCGGTGGTGCAGCGCGTGAGCCACGACGTGCTGGTCATGCAGGCTGGCCGGGCCGTCGAGTTCCGGCCCGCCGCCGAGTTGTTCGCCTCCCCCGAACAGGACTACACGCGCGAACTGCTGGCGGCGGTGCCGCCGGAGCGCCCTCGAAGCTGGGTGTGA
- a CDS encoding ABC transporter permease translates to MTDRVSSWRLLAGNPVTVISAAVLVAVAVIAVGAQWLAPYGVNDIDVPNALQSPSGAHWFGTDELGRDVASRVLVAIGASMRVAVVSVAFAAAVGVTVGVLAGYRGGWLDTVLMRIVDVMFAFPVLLLALAVVAVLGPGVTTTTLAIGIVYTPIFARVARASTLSVRTEPYVAVSKTMGTGDAYILSRHVLPNISGPLIVQTSLSLAFATLSEAALSFLGLGIQPPQPSLGRMIFDSQGFVTLAWWMAVFPGAAIFVIVLAFNLFGDGLRDVLDPKQRTMIEARRTAVQR, encoded by the coding sequence ATGACCGACCGTGTCTCGTCCTGGCGTCTGCTGGCCGGCAATCCCGTCACCGTGATCAGTGCGGCCGTGCTGGTCGCGGTCGCCGTCATCGCGGTCGGCGCCCAGTGGCTGGCCCCGTACGGCGTCAACGACATCGACGTGCCCAATGCACTGCAGTCCCCCAGTGGCGCACACTGGTTCGGCACCGACGAACTCGGCCGCGACGTGGCCTCCCGGGTGCTGGTCGCCATCGGAGCCTCGATGCGGGTCGCGGTGGTCAGCGTCGCGTTCGCCGCGGCCGTCGGCGTCACCGTCGGCGTGCTCGCGGGCTACCGCGGGGGTTGGCTCGACACCGTGCTGATGCGCATCGTGGACGTGATGTTCGCGTTCCCGGTGCTGCTGCTCGCGCTGGCGGTGGTCGCCGTCCTGGGTCCCGGCGTCACGACCACGACATTGGCCATCGGCATCGTCTACACCCCGATCTTCGCCCGCGTCGCCCGCGCGAGCACACTGAGCGTGCGCACCGAACCCTATGTGGCGGTGTCGAAGACCATGGGCACCGGCGACGCGTACATCCTGAGCCGGCATGTGCTGCCCAATATCTCGGGCCCGCTGATCGTGCAGACCTCGCTGTCGCTGGCGTTCGCGACGCTGTCGGAGGCCGCGTTGTCGTTCCTCGGCCTGGGCATTCAGCCCCCGCAACCGTCCCTGGGGCGGATGATCTTCGACTCGCAGGGCTTCGTCACGCTGGCGTGGTGGATGGCGGTGTTCCCCGGCGCCGCGATCTTCGTGATCGTGCTGGCATTCAACCTGTTTGGCGACGGATTGCGGGACGTGCTGGACCCCAAGCAGCGCACCATGATCGAGGCCCGCCGGACGGCGGTACAGCGATGA
- a CDS encoding ABC transporter permease, protein MSPLLRFLLRRLLYSLIVMFGVLILVFALVQVVPGDPVRIALGTRYTPEAYDALRSASGLDRPLLQQFFGYLGSALRGDLGVSFRNGEPVTLTLMERLPATMSLALVGIVIALLIAIPAGLWSALHEGRLSDGIIRVTSQFGVSVPDFWMGILLIGLFSTTLGWLPTSGYRPLFEDPTGWLRHIVLPGLTVGLVAGAIMTRYVRSAVLDVASMGYVRTARSKGLAPTTVTSRHIMRNALVPILTITGIQLATILGGVIVVEVVFAWPGLGRLVFNAVAARDYPLIQGAVLLIAALFLLINLIVDVLYAIVDPRIRLS, encoded by the coding sequence ATGAGCCCACTGCTCCGGTTCCTGCTGCGGCGACTGCTGTACTCGCTGATCGTCATGTTCGGCGTCCTGATCCTGGTGTTCGCACTGGTGCAGGTGGTGCCCGGCGACCCCGTCCGCATCGCGTTGGGCACCCGGTACACCCCGGAGGCCTACGACGCGCTGCGTTCGGCCAGCGGACTGGATCGTCCACTGCTGCAGCAGTTCTTCGGCTATCTGGGCTCGGCGTTGCGCGGCGACCTCGGCGTCAGTTTCCGCAACGGCGAACCCGTCACGCTGACCCTGATGGAACGCCTGCCCGCGACCATGTCCCTCGCGCTGGTGGGCATCGTGATCGCGCTGCTCATCGCGATCCCCGCCGGGCTGTGGTCGGCCCTGCACGAGGGCCGCCTGTCCGACGGAATCATCCGCGTCACCAGCCAATTCGGTGTCTCGGTGCCCGACTTCTGGATGGGCATCCTGCTCATCGGACTGTTCTCCACGACACTGGGATGGCTGCCCACGTCCGGGTACCGCCCGCTGTTCGAGGACCCGACGGGATGGCTGCGGCACATCGTGCTTCCCGGCCTGACCGTCGGCCTGGTGGCCGGCGCGATCATGACCCGCTACGTGCGGTCGGCGGTGCTCGACGTCGCGTCGATGGGCTACGTGCGCACGGCGCGGTCGAAGGGCCTGGCACCGACCACCGTGACCTCGCGGCACATCATGCGCAACGCACTGGTGCCCATCCTGACCATCACCGGCATCCAGTTGGCGACCATCCTCGGCGGTGTCATCGTCGTCGAGGTGGTGTTCGCGTGGCCCGGCCTGGGCCGACTGGTGTTCAATGCCGTTGCCGCCCGCGACTATCCGCTGATCCAGGGTGCGGTGCTGTTGATCGCCGCGCTGTTCCTGCTGATCAACCTGATCGTGGACGTGCTGTACGCGATCGTCGACCCGAGGATTCGGCTGTCATGA
- a CDS encoding ABC transporter substrate-binding protein, with the protein MARRFAALTAALMLLLTACSPGSRVDLGDGSSDNLIAAISGEPDQLDPQRSTAYFSFEVLENVFDTLVEPDADLNMRPALAQSWETSPDQLTWTFRLRPDVTFHDGRPLTAEDVVFSYRRIIDEKLANSDKFSAVTAVTAPDPGTVVLTLSRPTPNLLTNLGGFKGMAIVQRENVESGAIATHPVGTGPFAFVKATSGDSITLRANPDFWGGPPRISGVTYRFISEPSTALSALQAGEIDWTDSVPTQRVTQLKDDDSIRLQVTASNDYWYLALNQARPPWDDVRVRQAIAYGIDRDAIVAATSYGTATVNQLAIPVGNPWYMPYDRYRFDIDRARELLREAGAAPRDLDMLVTTEYPETVTAAQIIADNLAPLGITVHIRTVDFATWLDEQNSGNFDMLMMGWLGNIDPDDFYYAQHHTDGSSNAQKFSDPQVDRLLDAGRVEVDTPRRAGDYAQAATRIADEVSYIYLYNPSVIQAWNPALQGYEARRDGAIRFRDAHVDQDGAA; encoded by the coding sequence ATGGCGCGACGATTCGCCGCGTTGACTGCCGCCCTCATGCTGCTGCTCACGGCCTGCTCGCCGGGAAGTCGGGTTGATCTCGGCGACGGCTCGTCAGACAACCTGATCGCCGCGATCTCCGGTGAGCCCGACCAACTCGACCCGCAGCGCTCCACCGCCTACTTCTCGTTCGAGGTGCTCGAGAACGTCTTCGACACCCTCGTCGAACCGGACGCCGACCTGAACATGCGCCCGGCTTTGGCGCAGTCCTGGGAGACCAGTCCCGATCAGCTGACCTGGACCTTCCGCCTGCGCCCCGACGTGACGTTTCACGACGGGCGCCCCCTGACCGCCGAGGACGTGGTCTTCTCCTATCGCCGCATCATCGATGAGAAGCTGGCCAACTCCGACAAGTTCAGCGCCGTCACCGCGGTCACCGCACCGGACCCGGGCACCGTCGTCCTCACGTTGAGCCGTCCCACGCCGAACCTGCTGACCAACCTCGGCGGTTTCAAGGGCATGGCCATCGTGCAGCGCGAGAACGTCGAGAGCGGTGCGATCGCCACGCATCCGGTCGGCACCGGGCCGTTCGCGTTCGTGAAAGCGACGAGCGGCGATTCGATCACGCTGCGCGCCAATCCCGACTTCTGGGGCGGCCCGCCGCGCATTTCCGGGGTCACCTACCGGTTCATCTCCGAACCGTCGACGGCGCTGTCGGCGCTGCAGGCCGGTGAGATCGACTGGACGGATTCGGTTCCCACACAACGCGTCACGCAGCTGAAGGACGACGACTCGATCCGTCTGCAGGTCACCGCGAGCAACGACTACTGGTATCTGGCGCTGAATCAGGCCCGCCCACCGTGGGACGACGTGCGGGTCCGGCAGGCCATCGCCTACGGCATCGACCGGGACGCCATCGTCGCGGCCACCAGTTACGGCACCGCCACCGTCAACCAACTCGCGATCCCCGTGGGCAACCCGTGGTACATGCCGTATGACCGGTACCGGTTCGACATCGATCGAGCCCGTGAACTGCTGCGCGAAGCGGGCGCGGCACCACGCGATCTCGACATGCTGGTCACCACCGAATACCCCGAGACGGTGACCGCTGCGCAGATCATCGCCGACAACCTTGCACCGCTGGGTATCACGGTCCACATCCGCACCGTCGACTTCGCCACCTGGCTCGACGAACAGAACTCCGGCAACTTCGACATGCTCATGATGGGCTGGCTGGGCAACATCGACCCCGACGACTTCTACTACGCCCAACACCACACCGACGGTTCGAGCAACGCGCAGAAGTTCTCCGACCCACAGGTGGACCGACTGCTCGACGCCGGGCGCGTCGAGGTCGACACCCCCCGCCGGGCAGGCGATTACGCGCAGGCCGCGACCCGGATCGCCGACGAGGTCAGCTACATCTACCTGTACAACCCGTCGGTCATCCAGGCCTGGAACCCCGCCCTGCAGGGTTACGAGGCCCGTCGCGACGGCGCCATCCGATTCCGCGACGCGCACGTGGACCAGGACGGGGCCGCATGA